Proteins co-encoded in one Halorussus vallis genomic window:
- a CDS encoding DUF7474 family protein, translated as MPRFDYPCPDCRTTSNLHGPDCRFEGEQWADIEKAYVDVVAMLSGGPLGEDALRDAAHGRWGKLHQAALDRLRHEQRVVETDGGQLELLTAEQYKEHVTDPTVEPIQTVARKGSVPGAHDNAVFAMIAWYEMVGLSWEETRERVVEWLHDTGTWTRGGFEEATPEELVNRKRHVYEAGYGWKEKAEAAKAVIDRSL; from the coding sequence GTGCCGCGGTTCGACTACCCCTGCCCCGACTGCCGGACGACGAGCAACCTTCACGGCCCGGACTGCCGCTTCGAAGGCGAGCAGTGGGCCGACATCGAGAAGGCGTACGTCGACGTCGTGGCGATGCTCTCGGGCGGCCCGCTGGGCGAGGACGCCCTGCGCGACGCCGCCCACGGCCGCTGGGGCAAACTCCACCAGGCCGCGCTGGACCGCCTGCGCCACGAACAGCGCGTCGTGGAAACCGACGGCGGACAACTCGAACTCCTGACCGCCGAGCAGTACAAGGAACACGTCACCGACCCCACCGTCGAACCCATCCAGACCGTCGCCCGGAAGGGGTCGGTCCCCGGCGCCCACGACAACGCCGTCTTCGCCATGATCGCGTGGTACGAGATGGTCGGCCTCTCGTGGGAGGAAACCAGAGAGCGCGTCGTCGAGTGGCTCCACGACACCGGCACGTGGACCCGCGGGGGCTTCGAGGAGGCCACGCCCGAGGAGCTGGTCAACCGCAAGCGCCACGTCTACGAGGCGGGGTACGGCTGGAAGGAGAAGGCCGAGGCCGCAAAGGCCGTCATCGACCGGAGTCTGTAG
- a CDS encoding DUF7344 domain-containing protein, whose translation MKPGELSIDEVFALLANRRRRYVFYCLEREDVSNTVGLDELAAQVVEWEREWDGRTNRNPSEHHEFVRIELHHNHLPRIAETPLIDYDARTRTVRHWEDSSLEDWVEDDHPEREHFRELLETG comes from the coding sequence ATGAAACCGGGGGAACTCTCTATCGACGAGGTGTTTGCACTGCTGGCGAACAGACGCCGACGGTACGTCTTCTACTGTCTGGAGCGGGAGGACGTGAGCAACACCGTCGGACTGGACGAACTCGCCGCCCAGGTGGTCGAGTGGGAGCGCGAGTGGGACGGCAGGACGAATCGGAACCCGTCCGAACACCACGAGTTCGTCCGCATCGAACTCCACCACAACCACCTTCCGAGGATCGCCGAGACGCCGCTCATCGACTACGACGCCCGGACCAGGACGGTCCGCCACTGGGAGGACTCCTCGCTCGAAGACTGGGTGGAGGACGACCACCCCGAGCGCGAGCACTTCCGGGAACTGCTGGAGACGGGGTGA
- a CDS encoding DNA polymerase sliding clamp translates to MFKAIVSADTLKETIDSVGVLVDECKIHLEEDELLIRAVDPANVGMVDLNLSAEAFESYEADGGIIGVNLDRLKEIAGMANGDQPVQLELDEETRKLHIQIDGLAYTLALIDPDSIRQEPDIPDLDLPAEIVVEGKDIDRAVKAADMVSDHIALSVSESDETFVVEAEGDTDDVRLELDRDDLIDLQAGDARSLFSLDYLKDMDKAIPSDAEVRVELGEEFPVKLHFDIAEGQGNVTFMLAPRIQSD, encoded by the coding sequence ATGTTTAAGGCCATCGTGAGTGCCGACACGCTCAAGGAGACTATCGACTCGGTGGGCGTGCTCGTCGACGAATGTAAGATTCACCTCGAAGAGGACGAACTTCTCATCCGGGCCGTCGACCCCGCGAACGTGGGGATGGTAGACCTGAATCTCTCCGCGGAGGCGTTCGAATCCTACGAGGCTGACGGCGGTATCATCGGCGTCAACCTCGACCGACTCAAGGAGATCGCCGGCATGGCCAACGGCGACCAGCCCGTCCAACTCGAACTCGACGAGGAGACGCGCAAGCTTCACATCCAGATCGACGGACTGGCCTATACGCTGGCGCTCATCGACCCCGACTCCATCCGCCAGGAACCCGACATCCCGGACCTCGACCTCCCCGCCGAGATCGTCGTCGAGGGCAAGGACATCGACCGGGCGGTCAAGGCCGCCGACATGGTCAGCGACCATATCGCGCTGTCGGTCAGCGAGAGCGACGAGACGTTCGTCGTCGAGGCCGAGGGCGACACCGACGACGTGCGCCTCGAACTCGACCGCGACGACCTCATCGACCTCCAGGCCGGCGACGCCCGCTCGCTGTTCAGCCTCGACTACCTGAAGGACATGGACAAGGCTATCCCGAGCGACGCCGAGGTCCGCGTCGAACTCGGCGAGGAGTTCCCGGTCAAACTCCACTTCGACATCGCCGAGGGGCAGGGCAACGTCACCTTCATGCTCGCACCGCGCATCCAGAGCGACTGA
- a CDS encoding MEDS domain-containing protein produces the protein MSERASPTAETDDVEYVESAVEALRSSRAFRGPAEPIENHDHANGHFALVYDSRKEQFAAVAPFVRQGLERGERCLYVAGENSREDVEEAMRDHGVDVDAALESGQLSIHDERETYLRNETFDADETVEFIDAAIEEATEEYEGLRMAGEMSTVLREDPEGEELVRCEAKANYLFDDADGIALCQYNRNLFPSEVIRDVISTHPLLVHDGRISHNVYYTPPGEFFGPEKSEREVERLLGSLGEQTDAEVDRRQRERFLRESYRITADPALDFEQKLQQLFDLGCEQFGLELGAMAKVDPDADRFEVEHVSADHEHFAPGLELPLPDTDHTAAADADAVESVGKPDGYGYDVTVGGEFGFETYLGTYIEVKGDLDRTFFFVSEEPRREPFSDNEHLFQRLLGQWVNYELERRQRERELRERTEHLSALVETTPECIKTVDADGTLLQMNTAGLEMVEADAESDVIGESVYGLVAPEHRERFREFNERICRGERGTMEFDIVGLEGTRRHMETHAAPLHLPDGTTAHVALTRDITDRVERERRLEETVEELEESNERLESFASMLAHELRNPVAIGQIYGQRLPDESDSEAVEYVTEAFDRIEEMIDVMLVLTRGREAVGDRTAVDLAAVAREAWGDVHAPDATLDVAVDRTIRADEAYVRQLFRNLLENAVEHGADRPRPDDDRDERDGRGVSVTVGRLPTGFYVADDGRGVPVEDRETIFEPGYTTASENGGTGLGLAFVRKLVSVYGWDCRVTESEAGGARFEFRDVV, from the coding sequence GTGAGTGAACGCGCGTCCCCCACCGCAGAGACGGACGACGTCGAGTACGTCGAGTCCGCAGTCGAGGCGCTCCGGTCGAGTCGGGCGTTCCGCGGTCCGGCCGAACCAATCGAGAACCACGACCACGCGAACGGCCACTTCGCACTCGTCTACGACTCCCGGAAAGAGCAGTTCGCCGCCGTCGCTCCGTTCGTTCGCCAGGGACTCGAACGCGGCGAGCGGTGCCTCTACGTCGCCGGCGAGAACTCCCGGGAGGACGTCGAGGAGGCGATGCGCGACCACGGCGTCGACGTGGACGCCGCCCTCGAATCGGGGCAGTTGTCCATCCACGACGAGCGGGAAACCTACCTCCGAAACGAGACGTTCGACGCCGACGAGACCGTCGAGTTCATCGACGCCGCCATCGAGGAGGCCACCGAAGAGTACGAGGGGCTCCGCATGGCCGGCGAGATGAGCACCGTCCTACGCGAAGACCCCGAGGGCGAGGAACTCGTCAGATGCGAGGCCAAGGCGAACTACCTCTTCGACGACGCCGACGGCATCGCGCTCTGTCAGTATAACCGGAACCTGTTCCCCTCGGAGGTCATCCGCGACGTCATCAGCACCCACCCGCTCCTCGTCCACGACGGGCGGATCAGCCACAACGTCTACTACACGCCGCCCGGGGAGTTCTTCGGCCCCGAGAAGTCCGAACGGGAGGTCGAGCGCCTGCTCGGGTCGCTCGGTGAGCAGACCGACGCGGAGGTCGACCGCCGCCAGCGCGAGCGGTTCCTGCGCGAGAGTTACCGAATCACGGCCGACCCCGCGCTCGACTTCGAGCAGAAGCTCCAGCAGTTGTTCGACCTCGGCTGCGAGCAGTTCGGCCTCGAACTCGGCGCGATGGCCAAAGTCGACCCCGACGCCGACCGGTTCGAGGTCGAACACGTCAGCGCCGACCACGAACACTTCGCGCCCGGACTCGAACTCCCGCTGCCGGATACCGACCACACCGCGGCCGCCGACGCCGACGCGGTCGAGAGCGTCGGCAAACCCGACGGATACGGTTACGACGTCACCGTCGGGGGCGAGTTCGGCTTCGAGACGTACCTCGGCACGTACATCGAGGTCAAGGGCGACCTCGACCGGACGTTCTTCTTCGTCTCCGAGGAGCCGCGCCGCGAGCCGTTCTCGGACAACGAACACCTCTTCCAGCGGTTGCTCGGTCAGTGGGTGAACTACGAACTCGAACGCCGCCAGCGCGAGCGGGAACTCCGCGAGCGGACCGAGCACCTGAGCGCGCTCGTCGAAACCACCCCCGAGTGCATCAAGACCGTCGACGCCGACGGGACGTTGCTCCAGATGAACACGGCCGGGCTGGAGATGGTGGAGGCCGACGCGGAGTCGGACGTGATCGGCGAGTCCGTCTACGGCCTCGTCGCGCCCGAACACCGCGAGCGGTTCCGCGAGTTCAACGAGCGAATCTGTCGGGGCGAGCGCGGAACGATGGAGTTCGACATCGTCGGCCTGGAGGGAACGCGTCGGCACATGGAGACGCACGCGGCGCCGCTGCACCTCCCCGACGGGACGACCGCCCACGTGGCCCTGACGCGCGACATCACCGACCGGGTCGAGCGCGAACGGCGACTCGAGGAGACGGTCGAGGAACTCGAGGAGTCCAACGAGCGCCTCGAATCGTTCGCCAGCATGCTCGCCCACGAACTCCGCAACCCCGTCGCCATCGGTCAGATATACGGCCAACGACTGCCGGACGAGTCCGACTCGGAGGCCGTCGAGTACGTCACCGAGGCGTTCGACCGCATCGAGGAGATGATCGACGTGATGCTGGTGCTGACCCGGGGTCGGGAAGCGGTCGGCGACCGGACGGCGGTCGACCTCGCGGCCGTCGCCCGGGAGGCGTGGGGCGACGTGCACGCGCCGGACGCCACCCTCGACGTCGCCGTCGACCGGACGATACGGGCCGACGAGGCGTACGTCCGACAGCTCTTCCGGAACCTCCTGGAGAACGCCGTGGAACACGGGGCCGACCGCCCCCGGCCCGACGATGACCGAGACGAGCGCGACGGACGCGGCGTCTCGGTCACCGTCGGGCGACTCCCCACCGGGTTCTACGTCGCCGACGACGGCCGCGGCGTCCCGGTCGAGGACCGCGAGACGATCTTCGAACCGGGGTACACCACGGCCTCGGAGAACGGGGGGACCGGCCTCGGGTTGGCGTTCGTCCGAAAGCTCGTGTCGGTGTACGGGTGGGACTGCCGAGTGACCGAGAGCGAGGCGGGCGGTGCGCGCTTCGAGTTCCGAGACGTGGTGTGA
- a CDS encoding 23S rRNA (uridine(2552)-2'-O)-methyltransferase encodes MARKDHYYNKSKQEGYRSRAAYKLKQLNREEHLLHEGATVVDLGAAPGGWLQVAAQEVGEDGTVIGVDLQRIDPLDGVETVRGDMTDEETKEKVREIAGDSVDVVLSDMAPNMTGEYNLDHARSVHLARQAFETAMDVLDSGGDFAVKVFEGQDLPALREDVEAEFEYVRTMSPDASREESSELYLVAKGRLTGPVREGDTLEVEIADVGSEGDGVAKVDGYTLFVPGTEEGDTVEVRVTDVKPNYGFAEKIAEEGE; translated from the coding sequence ATGGCAAGGAAAGACCACTACTACAACAAATCGAAACAGGAGGGATACCGCTCGCGGGCCGCCTACAAGCTCAAACAACTGAATCGCGAGGAGCACCTCCTCCACGAGGGCGCGACGGTCGTGGACCTGGGGGCGGCCCCCGGCGGGTGGCTCCAGGTCGCCGCCCAAGAAGTCGGCGAGGACGGCACCGTCATCGGCGTCGACCTCCAGCGCATCGACCCGCTCGACGGCGTCGAAACCGTGCGGGGCGACATGACTGACGAGGAGACGAAGGAGAAGGTCCGCGAAATCGCGGGCGACTCGGTCGACGTCGTGCTCTCGGACATGGCCCCGAACATGACCGGCGAGTACAACCTCGACCACGCCCGGTCAGTCCACCTCGCCCGTCAGGCGTTCGAGACGGCGATGGACGTGCTCGACTCGGGCGGCGACTTCGCGGTGAAGGTGTTCGAGGGACAGGACCTGCCGGCCCTCCGCGAGGACGTCGAGGCCGAGTTCGAGTACGTCCGCACCATGAGCCCCGACGCCTCCCGCGAGGAGTCCTCCGAACTGTACCTCGTGGCGAAGGGTCGGCTGACCGGACCGGTCCGCGAAGGCGACACCCTGGAGGTCGAGATAGCGGACGTCGGAAGCGAGGGCGACGGCGTGGCGAAGGTCGACGGCTACACCCTGTTCGTCCCGGGCACGGAGGAGGGTGACACGGTGGAGGTCCGCGTGACCGACGTGAAGCCCAACTACGGGTTCGCCGAGAAAATCGCCGAAGAAGGAGAGTAG
- a CDS encoding DUF7537 family lipoprotein: MRKNIFMLLAVSCLVALAGCSGALSDAPGGTGPTLDDVSYPDGVSENGTDAAALADGHRAALENESFTLSMELSQNSSMGNRTVEMDAAVGADRDDVRANVSAMRQQVSMYLTSEKQYTKTTVDNRSMYRVQNRTPKGMQFVPASYTGARYVEQFASNVSFRPTGVREVDGTKLIVLRANESAVTAPDRVNVTEYNGTLLVDEQGLVHGFDVQVTTEQDGQRASVGFSLGISDVGETTVEEPNWLDEAKNRSEN, translated from the coding sequence ATGCGAAAGAACATCTTCATGTTGCTCGCAGTTAGCTGTCTCGTCGCCCTCGCCGGGTGCTCCGGCGCACTGTCGGACGCGCCGGGTGGCACCGGCCCCACGCTCGACGACGTCTCGTACCCCGACGGCGTCTCGGAGAACGGCACCGACGCCGCCGCGCTCGCCGACGGCCACCGGGCCGCGCTCGAAAACGAGAGTTTCACGCTCTCGATGGAACTGTCCCAGAACTCCTCGATGGGTAACCGGACGGTCGAGATGGACGCCGCGGTCGGCGCCGACCGCGACGACGTGCGGGCGAACGTCTCGGCGATGCGCCAGCAGGTGTCGATGTACCTCACCAGCGAGAAGCAGTACACGAAGACGACCGTCGACAACCGGTCGATGTACCGGGTCCAGAACCGCACCCCCAAGGGGATGCAGTTCGTCCCGGCGTCGTACACCGGCGCGCGATACGTCGAACAGTTCGCGTCGAACGTGAGCTTCCGACCCACCGGCGTCCGCGAGGTCGACGGGACGAAGCTCATCGTCCTCCGGGCCAACGAGTCGGCCGTGACCGCGCCCGACCGCGTGAACGTCACCGAGTACAACGGGACGCTGCTCGTCGACGAGCAGGGCCTCGTCCACGGCTTCGACGTCCAGGTGACGACCGAACAGGACGGCCAGCGCGCCTCGGTCGGCTTCTCGCTCGGTATCTCGGACGTGGGTGAGACGACGGTCGAAGAGCCGAACTGGCTCGACGAGGCGAAGAACCGGTCCGAGAACTGA
- a CDS encoding queuosine precursor transporter: MTDGRVRDAHPLPVGRLALIALFVTALVTAQLTASKLLGFALPVKLPVVGAMLVMPGAALAYALTFFASDCHAELYGREETHKLVNVGFAMNFVLVALVYSTIAAPAAPFSSVAPETFARVLGASANIVVASSLAYLVSQNWDVWAFHRIRAATGGDHLWLRNVGSTATSQLLDTVIFVTVGFALMPALRGGDPYGASALLGLIVGQYLLKLLIAVADTPFVYAVVGYLRSRRSVAPAPRPAD, translated from the coding sequence ATGACTGACGGGCGCGTGCGAGATGCCCACCCGCTCCCGGTCGGCCGACTCGCGCTGATCGCGCTGTTCGTCACCGCGCTGGTGACCGCCCAGTTGACCGCCTCGAAACTGCTCGGCTTCGCGCTCCCGGTGAAACTCCCGGTCGTGGGCGCGATGCTCGTGATGCCCGGCGCGGCGCTGGCCTACGCGCTGACGTTCTTCGCCTCGGACTGTCACGCCGAACTCTACGGCCGCGAGGAGACCCACAAGCTGGTCAACGTCGGCTTCGCGATGAACTTCGTGCTGGTCGCGCTGGTGTACTCGACCATCGCCGCGCCGGCCGCGCCGTTCAGTTCGGTCGCCCCCGAGACGTTCGCGCGGGTGCTCGGCGCGAGCGCCAACATCGTCGTCGCCAGTTCGCTGGCCTACCTCGTGAGCCAGAACTGGGACGTGTGGGCGTTCCACCGCATCCGCGCGGCCACCGGCGGCGACCACCTCTGGCTCCGCAACGTCGGGTCGACGGCGACCAGCCAACTGCTCGACACCGTCATCTTCGTCACCGTCGGCTTCGCGCTGATGCCGGCGCTCCGGGGCGGCGACCCCTATGGCGCGAGCGCGCTCCTCGGTCTGATCGTCGGCCAGTACCTCCTGAAACTCCTTATCGCGGTGGCCGACACGCCGTTCGTCTACGCCGTCGTCGGCTACCTCCGGTCGCGCAGGTCGGTCGCGCCCGCGCCCCGCCCGGCCGACTGA
- a CDS encoding ribbon-helix-helix domain-containing protein: protein MSKISVEVPDELLADLDAHVGDDGKFVNRSEAIRASVRKMLDVLDEIDERHGRLEDD from the coding sequence ATGAGCAAGATAAGCGTGGAAGTGCCCGACGAACTCCTCGCCGACCTCGACGCCCACGTCGGCGACGACGGTAAGTTCGTCAACCGGAGCGAGGCGATTCGGGCCTCGGTCCGGAAGATGCTCGACGTGCTGGACGAGATAGACGAGCGCCACGGGAGACTCGAAGATGACTGA
- a CDS encoding twin-arginine translocase subunit TatC gives MSGGSSIVDEDTARAVNSGRETVGAMLSTAQDHLRKVFVVFLVGFLASFYALRGVGWPFLKKVTTAQMTASLAADVKFVAVTPFDVILLQAKIGAIAGIILALPVLLYYARDSFRQRSWYPRGKIAGWKLALIGLLALVLFFAGILYGYAVFFPLMFQFLADNAISAGFETRYSIVKWTEFIAFLSLSFGLAAELPLAMSGLAYTGIVPYETFRDKWRYAVLGIFVFGAVASPPDPFTQVMWAAPLVMLYAFSLYLTKIIVTLKRGSERLSFLGVIRDNWIRVLGTPALAFLAARLFLTRVGVAGINAQIPTEYAKYRLSPLGQLLGLPETQAVLAVSGAVAAVAFVAAFIYYLTKELDKVAATAAPAGAGTAPANIDLSTLDAGAVRAAPPEVFVEMDEATAVDHARQAMDDDEPEKAQAILDRYDELHPEEDEDAEAAAETAAGAAADGTDAASDDAEGEGATFPRESDQAPEGSGNVFQSTAAGMADAFTEDETTEDDIGGWFYDLRFIFESLTSKMMYLVGVFMAVLALTFAFLYRGGIGEIREDFLSRLPAAVRPEMGADQQVLGIVTLHPVEALVFEVKISTLLAAVAVLPLLLYWSWPAMKERGIASGDRRVFGVWAGAITIGLIAGSALGYTVVAPNIISWLVADALRADMIISYRVSNFFWLVFFTTAGIGLLADVPVTMLLFERGGIVSFDAMKSRWREVTIAVFAISGLVTPDSLYTMFLLAVPISLAYGVGLGLLWVVTLGGRR, from the coding sequence ATGTCCGGTGGAAGTAGCATCGTCGACGAGGATACCGCACGCGCCGTCAACAGCGGTCGCGAGACAGTCGGAGCGATGCTCTCGACGGCCCAGGACCACCTGCGGAAGGTGTTCGTGGTCTTCCTGGTCGGTTTTCTCGCGTCGTTCTACGCGCTCCGGGGCGTGGGTTGGCCCTTCCTGAAGAAGGTCACCACGGCCCAGATGACGGCCTCACTCGCGGCCGACGTGAAGTTCGTCGCGGTGACCCCGTTCGACGTCATCCTGCTCCAGGCGAAGATAGGCGCCATCGCCGGAATCATCCTCGCGCTCCCCGTTCTGCTCTACTACGCGCGCGACTCGTTCCGGCAGCGGTCGTGGTACCCCCGAGGAAAGATCGCCGGGTGGAAACTGGCGCTAATCGGCCTGCTCGCGCTCGTGCTGTTCTTCGCCGGCATCCTCTACGGCTACGCGGTCTTCTTCCCGCTCATGTTCCAGTTCCTCGCCGACAACGCCATCTCGGCGGGGTTCGAGACGCGCTACTCCATCGTCAAGTGGACCGAGTTCATCGCGTTCCTCTCGCTGTCGTTCGGACTCGCGGCCGAACTCCCGCTGGCGATGAGCGGACTGGCGTACACCGGCATCGTCCCCTACGAGACGTTCCGCGACAAGTGGCGATACGCCGTGCTCGGCATCTTCGTCTTCGGCGCGGTCGCGTCGCCGCCCGACCCGTTCACTCAGGTCATGTGGGCCGCGCCGCTGGTCATGCTCTACGCGTTCAGCCTCTACCTGACGAAGATCATCGTCACCCTCAAGCGCGGTAGCGAGCGCCTGAGTTTCCTGGGCGTCATCCGAGACAACTGGATCCGCGTGCTCGGGACGCCCGCGCTGGCGTTCCTCGCCGCGCGACTGTTCCTCACCAGGGTCGGCGTCGCAGGTATCAACGCCCAGATTCCGACCGAGTACGCGAAGTACCGCCTTTCGCCGCTCGGCCAACTGCTCGGACTCCCCGAGACGCAGGCGGTGCTGGCGGTTTCGGGCGCCGTCGCCGCCGTCGCGTTCGTGGCGGCGTTCATCTACTACCTCACCAAGGAACTCGACAAGGTCGCGGCGACGGCCGCCCCTGCCGGCGCGGGGACCGCTCCGGCCAACATCGACCTGAGCACCCTCGACGCGGGCGCGGTCCGGGCCGCCCCGCCCGAGGTCTTCGTCGAGATGGACGAGGCCACGGCGGTCGACCACGCCCGGCAGGCGATGGACGACGACGAACCCGAGAAGGCCCAGGCCATCCTCGACCGCTACGACGAACTCCACCCCGAGGAGGACGAGGACGCCGAGGCGGCCGCCGAAACCGCCGCCGGCGCGGCGGCCGACGGAACCGACGCGGCGAGCGACGACGCCGAGGGCGAGGGAGCCACCTTCCCCCGCGAGTCCGACCAAGCCCCCGAAGGCTCCGGGAACGTCTTCCAGAGCACGGCCGCGGGCATGGCCGACGCCTTCACCGAGGACGAGACCACCGAGGACGACATCGGCGGGTGGTTCTACGACCTGCGGTTCATCTTCGAGAGCCTCACCTCGAAGATGATGTACCTGGTCGGCGTCTTCATGGCCGTCCTCGCGCTCACGTTCGCGTTCCTCTACCGGGGCGGCATCGGCGAGATTCGGGAGGACTTCCTCTCGCGACTCCCTGCGGCGGTCCGCCCCGAGATGGGGGCCGACCAGCAGGTGCTCGGCATCGTCACGCTCCACCCCGTCGAGGCGCTGGTGTTCGAGGTCAAGATATCGACCCTGCTGGCGGCCGTGGCGGTCCTCCCGCTGTTGCTCTACTGGTCCTGGCCCGCGATGAAGGAGCGGGGCATCGCCAGCGGCGACCGCCGCGTCTTCGGCGTGTGGGCCGGCGCGATCACCATCGGCCTCATCGCCGGGAGCGCGCTCGGTTACACGGTCGTCGCCCCGAACATCATCTCGTGGCTCGTCGCCGACGCCCTGCGCGCCGACATGATCATCTCCTACCGGGTCAGCAACTTCTTCTGGCTGGTGTTCTTCACCACGGCCGGCATCGGCCTGCTGGCCGACGTGCCGGTGACGATGTTGCTGTTCGAACGCGGCGGCATCGTCTCGTTCGACGCCATGAAGAGTCGCTGGCGCGAGGTCACCATCGCGGTGTTCGCCATCTCGGGGCTGGTGACTCCCGACAGCCTCTACACGATGTTCCTGCTGGCGGTGCCCATCTCGCTGGCCTACGGCGTCGGCCTCGGCCTGCTGTGGGTCGTGACGCTCGGCGGACGGCGGTAG
- the tatC gene encoding twin-arginine translocase subunit TatC, whose amino-acid sequence MADEEATAGNISPATEEAPESFRDPEPAAPDDPIQDEEMPLADHIEEMVKRLAVVVVIAGVVTAFALLFSEQIINRLWYHILPLEQLGDQARPKLYHPLALVLTKLKAASLAGAVIALPVFVYETYLFMRPGLYPHERRYYLAAVPTSLVLAFVGVSFAYFLVLPAVFTYFVYYTEDVAVLAFGLTKTFNLILMLMGYLAVVFQIPLFIMLAIMMGLTTRQWLADRRLLFWGAFLGISFLFTPDPTGMAPIIVTVTMIVLFEGTLLLLKWTDR is encoded by the coding sequence ATGGCTGACGAAGAGGCGACGGCCGGGAACATCTCCCCCGCGACCGAGGAGGCGCCGGAGTCGTTCCGGGACCCCGAGCCGGCGGCACCCGACGACCCCATCCAGGACGAGGAGATGCCGCTGGCCGACCACATCGAGGAGATGGTAAAGCGGTTGGCCGTGGTCGTCGTCATCGCCGGCGTCGTCACCGCCTTCGCGCTCCTGTTCTCCGAGCAGATCATCAACCGCCTCTGGTACCACATCCTCCCGCTCGAACAGCTCGGCGACCAGGCGCGACCGAAGCTCTACCACCCGCTCGCGCTGGTGCTGACCAAGCTGAAGGCCGCCAGTCTCGCGGGTGCCGTCATCGCGCTCCCCGTGTTCGTCTACGAGACGTACCTGTTCATGCGACCCGGCCTCTATCCCCACGAGCGCCGGTACTACCTCGCGGCGGTGCCGACGAGCCTTGTGCTGGCGTTCGTCGGCGTGAGTTTCGCGTACTTCCTCGTCCTCCCCGCGGTGTTCACCTACTTCGTCTACTACACCGAGGACGTCGCCGTCCTGGCGTTCGGGCTGACCAAGACGTTCAACCTCATCCTGATGCTGATGGGCTACCTCGCGGTGGTCTTCCAGATTCCGCTGTTCATCATGCTCGCCATCATGATGGGCCTGACCACCCGTCAGTGGCTGGCCGACCGCCGGCTACTGTTCTGGGGTGCGTTCCTCGGCATCTCGTTCCTCTTCACGCCCGACCCGACCGGGATGGCCCCCATCATCGTCACCGTGACGATGATCGTGCTGTTCGAGGGGACGCTGTTGCTGCTCAAGTGGACCGACAGGTGA
- the larE gene encoding ATP-dependent sacrificial sulfur transferase LarE, producing the protein MTAGTGTVEEKAQAVRDDLADREGVLVAFSGGVDSSVVAALARDALGEDAVACTAKSETLPEAELDDARRIAEEISIRHEVVEFSELDDPNFVVNDDDRCYHCRTMRLGKMFDAAERLGIPVVCDGTNASDADGGHRPGLQAVDELDAYSPLLAHDIDKDEVRAIADDYGLSVADKPSMACLSSRIPTGLEVTEEKLTRVERAEQLVRQWGFSQFRVRDHDGLARIEVGRDELDAALNPEFVAAARERLTELGFDHVTLDLHGYRTGSVSPEDDETERDAGTEAGGSSASDADEPLVEDVFAADYPSAE; encoded by the coding sequence ATGACCGCTGGTACCGGGACCGTCGAGGAGAAAGCGCAGGCCGTCCGCGACGACCTCGCCGACCGCGAGGGCGTGCTGGTCGCCTTCTCCGGGGGCGTCGATTCGAGCGTGGTCGCGGCGCTGGCCCGCGACGCGCTGGGAGAGGACGCCGTCGCCTGCACCGCCAAGAGCGAGACACTGCCGGAGGCCGAACTCGACGACGCCAGGCGGATCGCCGAGGAGATCAGCATCCGCCACGAGGTCGTGGAGTTCTCCGAACTCGACGACCCGAACTTCGTCGTCAACGACGACGACCGGTGTTACCACTGCCGGACGATGCGCCTCGGGAAGATGTTCGACGCCGCCGAGCGCCTCGGCATCCCGGTCGTCTGCGACGGGACGAACGCGAGCGACGCCGACGGCGGCCACCGCCCCGGCCTCCAGGCGGTCGACGAACTCGACGCCTACTCGCCGCTGTTGGCCCACGATATCGACAAGGACGAGGTCCGGGCCATCGCCGACGACTACGGTCTCTCGGTCGCCGACAAGCCCTCGATGGCGTGTCTCTCCTCGCGCATCCCGACCGGCCTCGAAGTCACCGAGGAGAAACTGACGCGAGTCGAACGCGCCGAACAGTTGGTCCGGCAGTGGGGTTTCTCGCAGTTCCGCGTCCGCGACCACGACGGACTGGCCCGCATCGAGGTCGGCCGCGACGAACTCGACGCGGCGCTGAACCCCGAGTTCGTCGCGGCCGCCCGCGAGCGCCTGACCGAACTCGGCTTCGACCACGTCACGCTGGACCTCCACGGCTATCGGACCGGAAGCGTCAGCCCCGAGGATGACGAAACGGAGCGCGACGCCGGGACCGAAGCCGGCGGTTCGTCGGCGTCGGACGCCGACGAACCGCTCGTCGAGGACGTGTTCGCCGCCGACTACCCGTCGGCGGAGTGA